The following coding sequences lie in one Heyndrickxia oleronia genomic window:
- a CDS encoding YtpI family protein, with the protein MPFLVLLIILSLTFYVFYKIKFVRSRLPMEKKYLSGKSGIALGLFVGLFGINQLFLHPSTITYIIGGIFILLGFFSVWAGIKSLRYFKPFAIKELEEINE; encoded by the coding sequence ATGCCTTTTTTAGTATTGTTAATTATTTTATCACTGACATTCTATGTATTCTATAAAATAAAATTTGTCAGAAGTCGTCTTCCAATGGAGAAAAAATATTTATCTGGAAAATCAGGTATTGCACTTGGCTTATTCGTTGGTTTGTTTGGTATTAATCAATTATTCCTACACCCTTCGACCATTACCTACATTATAGGAGGAATTTTTATCCTTTTAGGCTTTTTTAGTGTGTGGGCAGGGATTAAGTCATTGCGTTATTTTAAACCTTTTGCTATAAAGGAACTTGAGGAAATAAATGAATAA
- a CDS encoding M24 family metallopeptidase: MNQRLHELMNWLKQENIDSAFITSTENVFYLSGFRSDPHERLLGIAVFQEAEPFLICPSLDVNDAKATGWEYEVIGCSDTDNPWDTLEKNMKSRVTNIHTMALEKEHVIVERYEQLINRFEGTKFIAAEEKLRQLRLIKNEKEKELLKKAAEFADFAVQTGVSEIKEGKTELDIIAAIEYELKKKGISEMSFSTMVLTGANAASPHGNPGLTKIKKGDFVLFDLGVVYEGYCSDITRTVAYDHFNEEQEKIYNTVLKAEIEAINATKPGVQAKDLDNIARNIITEAGYGQYFPHRLGHGLGIGVHEYPSVTNTNELIIQEGMVFTIEPGIYVPNVAGVRIEDDVFVTKDGVEILTAFPKELQIIK, translated from the coding sequence ATGAATCAACGACTACATGAATTAATGAATTGGCTTAAACAAGAAAATATAGATTCTGCCTTTATAACTTCAACTGAAAACGTATTTTATTTAAGTGGATTTCGAAGTGATCCTCATGAACGACTACTCGGTATTGCAGTGTTTCAGGAAGCTGAACCATTCCTAATCTGTCCATCATTGGATGTTAACGATGCAAAGGCTACTGGATGGGAATATGAAGTGATTGGATGTTCAGATACCGACAATCCATGGGATACACTTGAAAAAAACATGAAAAGTCGTGTAACGAATATACATACAATGGCATTGGAAAAAGAACATGTAATTGTAGAAAGATATGAACAGTTAATCAATCGATTTGAGGGCACTAAATTCATCGCTGCCGAAGAAAAACTACGTCAGTTACGTTTGATTAAGAACGAGAAAGAAAAAGAGCTATTAAAAAAAGCAGCGGAATTTGCTGATTTCGCTGTGCAAACAGGTGTTAGTGAAATTAAAGAAGGCAAAACAGAATTAGATATTATTGCTGCCATTGAATATGAATTAAAGAAAAAGGGAATCTCTGAAATGTCCTTCTCAACGATGGTGCTAACTGGAGCAAATGCTGCCTCACCCCATGGTAACCCTGGCCTAACTAAAATTAAAAAAGGCGACTTTGTTCTTTTTGATTTAGGTGTTGTATATGAAGGATATTGTTCAGATATTACTCGTACAGTTGCTTACGATCATTTTAATGAAGAACAAGAAAAAATTTATAATACTGTATTAAAAGCAGAGATAGAAGCAATAAATGCAACCAAGCCAGGTGTCCAAGCAAAAGATTTAGATAATATTGCTAGAAATATTATTACTGAAGCTGGCTATGGACAATACTTCCCACATCGACTTGGTCATGGATTAGGTATTGGTGTTCATGAATATCCTTCTGTAACAAATACTAATGAACTTATTATTCAAGAAGGAATGGTCTTTACTATTGAACCAGGAATTTACGTCCCTAATGTTGCTGGTGTCCGTATAGAAGATGATGTATTTGTCACAAAAGATGGAGTAGAAATTTTAACTGCCTTCCCTAAGGAATTGCAAATTATTAAATAA
- a CDS encoding EcsC family protein has protein sequence MKWTNRDQAVWEEIENYIQSIRSNDFKDTYIQWVDQAISFIPKHLSDIFFEKLDSWLFHLHSFIQASQIQEDARIRILTSARVFDESIQTIADMRKLSIDQLSFIADQHSARHRLYALAQGGMTGTGKSILLSTDFLVLMMLNLRSVQITAISYGYDVKTPLELMISLKVFHAATLPKRLRREAWEGIVIDLQEDPYFYQGPENLLSYQWLEEPFKQILKTYFITMFKSKPSIIPIAIGAGLNYQFSRKVTDFADKFYKYRHLLDKG, from the coding sequence ATGAAATGGACCAATAGAGATCAAGCCGTCTGGGAAGAAATCGAAAACTATATTCAGTCTATCCGTTCAAACGATTTTAAAGATACATATATTCAATGGGTGGATCAAGCAATTTCGTTTATACCTAAACATTTATCCGACATTTTTTTTGAAAAATTAGATTCTTGGTTATTTCATTTACATTCATTTATTCAAGCTTCTCAAATACAAGAGGATGCAAGAATAAGAATTCTTACTAGTGCACGTGTATTTGATGAAAGTATACAAACCATTGCAGATATGCGAAAACTATCGATTGATCAGCTTTCTTTTATTGCAGATCAACATAGTGCAAGACATCGTTTATATGCATTAGCACAAGGAGGAATGACGGGAACGGGGAAATCAATTTTACTTAGTACTGATTTTTTAGTTCTAATGATGTTAAATTTGCGATCGGTACAAATTACTGCAATTTCTTATGGATATGATGTAAAAACCCCACTTGAATTGATGATTTCTCTTAAAGTGTTTCATGCTGCGACATTACCAAAAAGATTGAGAAGAGAAGCATGGGAAGGTATTGTCATTGATCTCCAGGAAGACCCCTATTTTTATCAAGGTCCCGAAAATTTATTATCATATCAATGGCTGGAAGAACCCTTTAAGCAAATTTTAAAAACATATTTTATCACAATGTTTAAATCGAAGCCGTCAATTATTCCGATTGCAATTGGAGCAGGGCTTAATTATCAATTTTCAAGAAAAGTAACTGATTTTGCAGATAAATTTTACAAATATAGACATTTACTTGATAAAGGATGA
- the tpx gene encoding thiol peroxidase, whose translation MTNVTFKGNPVTILGNEVKVGDQAPNFTVLANDLSEVTLNDTKGKVRLISVVPSVDTGVCDAQTRKFNEEASKLNGVEVLTISVDLPFAQSRWCAASGLDNVQTFSDHRDLSFGEAYGVIMKELRLLARSVFVVDSNDKITYVEYVSEGTNHPNYEKAIEAVKQAK comes from the coding sequence ATGACGAATGTTACATTTAAAGGAAATCCGGTTACAATTTTAGGGAATGAAGTAAAGGTCGGTGATCAAGCACCAAACTTTACAGTTTTAGCAAACGATCTTTCAGAAGTAACTCTTAATGATACAAAAGGTAAGGTACGTCTTATCAGTGTTGTACCTTCTGTTGATACTGGTGTTTGTGATGCTCAAACACGTAAATTTAATGAAGAAGCCTCTAAATTAAATGGTGTAGAAGTTTTAACGATTTCAGTTGATCTACCTTTTGCTCAAAGTCGTTGGTGTGCAGCAAGTGGTCTTGATAACGTTCAAACTTTTTCTGACCACCGTGATTTATCTTTTGGTGAAGCATATGGTGTTATAATGAAAGAATTACGCTTACTTGCTCGTTCTGTGTTTGTTGTGGATAGTAATGACAAGATTACATATGTAGAATATGTTAGTGAAGGAACGAATCATCCTAATTATGAAAAAGCAATTGAGGCTGTTAAGCAAGCAAAGTAA
- a CDS encoding RDD family protein — translation MEYEYAGFWMRFWAYLLDLVVIASIERLIIKPVFRVADLSFDSSMFSPFTIASVLIFYLYFILMTKYFHATIGKMVFGLRVISLKEESRLSWLTIIFREGIGRYISVLIKLLYLLVAFTPKKQALHDIFADTSVIYERVRKQFQPA, via the coding sequence ATGGAATACGAGTATGCTGGATTTTGGATGAGATTTTGGGCCTATCTTCTCGATTTAGTTGTTATCGCGAGTATTGAACGATTGATCATCAAGCCCGTTTTCAGAGTAGCAGATTTATCCTTTGATTCCAGTATGTTTTCTCCATTTACTATTGCTTCAGTGTTAATTTTTTATTTATATTTTATTCTTATGACAAAATACTTTCATGCAACAATTGGTAAAATGGTTTTTGGATTGAGGGTTATATCCTTAAAAGAAGAAAGTAGGCTTTCATGGCTGACAATTATTTTTCGTGAAGGAATTGGCCGATATATCTCCGTTCTCATTAAATTATTATACTTACTCGTTGCATTTACACCGAAAAAGCAAGCCCTGCATGATATTTTTGCAGATACCTCAGTGATATATGAACGTGTAAGAAAACAATTTCAACCTGCTTGA
- a CDS encoding acetate kinase, protein MAKIIAINAGSSSLKFQLFQMPEERVITKGLIERIGLSDSIFTITVDNEKHEEILDIPNHEVAVKLLLDRLTKLHIIHSLDEIEGVGHRVVHGGETYNDSVLITDEVIQQLIELSELAPLHNPANITGIQAFKSVLPNIPSVAVFDTAFHQTMPENSFLYSLPYDYYKKYGIRKYGFHGTSHKYVSLRAAEMLGRPVEQLRLISCHLGNGASIAAIEGGKSIDTSMGFTPLAGVAMGTRSGNIDPALIPFIMDKTGKTADEVLEVLNKKSGMLGVSGLSSDLRDIEQEAAKGNKRAELALEVFANRIHKYIGSYSARMSGVDAIIFTAGIGENSELIRARVLHGLEFMGVYWDPSLNKIRGKEAFINYPHSPVKVMVIPTNEEVMIARDVVRLSK, encoded by the coding sequence ATGGCGAAAATTATAGCGATAAATGCTGGAAGCTCTTCACTAAAATTTCAATTATTTCAAATGCCTGAAGAACGTGTTATAACAAAAGGTCTAATTGAAAGAATTGGATTATCAGATTCAATCTTTACGATAACGGTAGATAATGAGAAACACGAGGAGATTCTTGATATTCCCAATCATGAAGTAGCAGTAAAACTCCTTTTAGATCGTTTAACTAAGCTTCACATCATTCATTCCTTAGATGAAATTGAAGGAGTGGGTCATCGTGTTGTACATGGAGGAGAAACATATAATGATTCTGTTCTTATAACCGATGAAGTCATTCAACAGCTAATTGAACTTTCAGAATTAGCTCCTCTTCATAATCCAGCTAATATTACAGGGATCCAAGCATTCAAATCTGTTTTGCCGAACATTCCATCAGTAGCTGTTTTTGATACGGCATTTCATCAAACAATGCCGGAAAATTCGTTTTTATATAGCTTACCTTATGATTATTATAAAAAATATGGCATACGTAAATATGGTTTCCATGGAACGTCACATAAATATGTTTCCCTTCGTGCGGCAGAAATGCTAGGACGCCCAGTTGAACAATTAAGATTAATATCTTGTCATCTTGGTAATGGTGCTAGTATTGCTGCAATAGAAGGAGGGAAATCGATTGATACATCCATGGGTTTTACTCCATTAGCAGGAGTAGCGATGGGAACGCGTTCTGGGAATATTGATCCAGCTCTCATTCCTTTCATTATGGATAAAACTGGTAAAACAGCTGATGAAGTACTTGAGGTTCTAAATAAAAAATCAGGTATGTTAGGAGTATCTGGTTTATCAAGTGACCTTCGCGATATTGAACAAGAAGCGGCAAAGGGCAATAAACGTGCAGAATTAGCTTTAGAAGTATTTGCGAATCGGATTCATAAATATATCGGTTCCTACTCTGCAAGAATGTCCGGTGTCGATGCAATTATTTTTACTGCAGGAATTGGCGAGAATAGTGAACTTATTCGTGCGCGGGTACTGCATGGATTAGAATTTATGGGTGTATATTGGGATCCTTCTTTAAATAAAATCCGTGGGAAGGAAGCATTTATTAATTACCCTCATTCTCCAGTTAAAGTCATGGTTATACCGACCAATGAAGAGGTTATGATTGCACGCGATGTTGTGCGATTATCTAAATAA
- a CDS encoding metal-dependent hydrolase: MKVSYHGHSIVKVETKGKTILFDPFITGNSQTDLKVENEHPDYIILTHGHGDHVGDTVELAKKSGALVIANNEIANYLSWQGINTHPMHIGGSFEFEFGKVKLTPAFHGSALITENKEIIYLGMPTGVLLMVEGKTIYHAGDTGLFSDMKLIGERHPIDLAFLPIGDNFTMGPEDAAIAAKFCQAKVVVPIHYNTFPPIKQDPQVFIDLLEKNNGKIMSAGDSMNL; the protein is encoded by the coding sequence ATGAAGGTATCCTATCATGGTCATTCAATTGTAAAGGTTGAAACGAAAGGTAAGACAATTTTATTCGACCCATTTATTACGGGAAATTCACAAACTGATTTAAAGGTAGAAAATGAACATCCTGATTATATTATTCTGACACATGGGCATGGGGATCATGTCGGTGACACAGTTGAACTTGCCAAAAAAAGCGGGGCTCTAGTGATTGCGAATAATGAAATTGCCAATTATTTAAGCTGGCAGGGAATTAATACTCATCCTATGCATATTGGAGGTTCGTTCGAATTTGAATTTGGAAAAGTAAAATTAACACCTGCTTTTCACGGATCTGCATTAATCACCGAAAATAAAGAAATAATTTATCTAGGAATGCCTACAGGAGTACTATTAATGGTAGAAGGTAAAACGATCTATCATGCGGGTGATACAGGGTTATTTTCAGATATGAAACTGATAGGTGAGAGACATCCTATTGATTTAGCGTTTTTACCAATTGGAGATAATTTTACGATGGGGCCTGAGGATGCTGCAATTGCAGCCAAGTTCTGTCAAGCTAAGGTCGTTGTACCAATCCATTACAATACCTTTCCACCAATCAAACAGGATCCACAGGTTTTTATTGACTTATTAGAAAAAAATAATGGAAAGATAATGAGTGCTGGAGATTCAATGAATCTTTAA
- a CDS encoding class I SAM-dependent methyltransferase, with the protein MKISPMETIFNIFNETATILQDELNCSYLEALAETGENLFHGNIIQEELSELTVKRLQKKYSELKIDMFSQEQIRKAYQLAILKGMKDSVQSNHQMTPDSIGLVFSYLIKKFMAELSSFSLLDPAVGTGNLLTTILNQMDDTEITSYGVDIDDLLIKLAYIGANLQSQPIQFFNQDSLEPLFIESVDAVVCDLPVGYYPNDEGAEKYTLKADKGHSYAHHLFIEQSINQTKPGGYLFFLIPNGLFESEQAPKLHKFLSEQVNIQGILKLPESMFKNPNAAKSIFVLQKKAPALKAPKQVLIANLPSLSNQSSMENMIGKIDKWFMENKLEQ; encoded by the coding sequence ATGAAGATTTCACCAATGGAAACGATATTTAATATATTTAATGAGACAGCCACGATTTTACAAGATGAACTGAATTGCTCGTATTTAGAAGCTCTTGCTGAGACAGGTGAGAATTTATTTCATGGTAATATTATTCAGGAAGAATTAAGTGAATTAACTGTTAAAAGATTACAAAAAAAATATAGTGAATTAAAGATAGATATGTTCAGTCAAGAGCAAATTCGTAAAGCCTATCAATTAGCCATTTTAAAAGGTATGAAGGATAGTGTACAATCCAACCATCAAATGACACCTGATTCAATTGGGCTAGTCTTTAGTTATTTAATAAAAAAATTCATGGCAGAATTGAGTTCTTTTTCATTATTAGATCCAGCTGTAGGAACCGGGAATTTACTAACAACCATTTTAAATCAAATGGATGATACAGAGATAACATCCTATGGTGTAGATATTGATGATTTACTCATAAAATTAGCTTACATCGGTGCAAACTTACAAAGCCAGCCTATACAATTCTTTAACCAAGATTCATTAGAGCCATTATTTATAGAATCAGTGGATGCTGTTGTATGTGATTTACCAGTGGGGTATTATCCGAATGATGAAGGTGCAGAAAAATATACATTAAAAGCAGATAAAGGACATTCTTATGCACATCATTTGTTTATTGAGCAAAGTATTAATCAAACAAAACCAGGTGGATATTTATTTTTTCTTATTCCAAATGGTTTATTTGAATCGGAACAGGCACCTAAGCTCCACAAATTTTTATCAGAGCAAGTAAATATACAAGGAATATTAAAACTTCCTGAATCCATGTTTAAAAATCCAAATGCAGCAAAAAGTATATTTGTTTTACAAAAGAAAGCTCCGGCCTTAAAGGCACCTAAGCAAGTATTAATCGCCAATCTTCCTTCCCTTTCCAATCAATCTTCAATGGAAAATATGATTGGAAAAATTGATAAATGGTTCATGGAAAATAAACTAGAACAGTAG
- a CDS encoding CBS domain-containing protein, with amino-acid sequence MATKHEQILQYIDNLPIGEKISVRQIAKALNVSEGTAYRAIKDAENKGYVSTIERVGTIRIESKKKNNIEKLTFAEVVNIVDGQVLGGKKGLHKTLTRFVIGAMKLEAMMKYTGAGNLLIIGNRTKAHELALRAGAAVLITGGFDTDEEVKKLADELELPILSTSYDTFTVATMINRAIYDQLIKKEIILVEDILTPIDQTAYLLNNDNLGSWYKKNKLTSHSRFPVVDKGMKVLGMVTSKDIIEHDYQVTIEKVMTKNPITVGLKTSVTSAAHMMIWEGIEVLPVVDDYHRLFGIISRQDVLKALQMSQRQPQVGETIDDIITTQIDANSSDESYYFEVSPQMTNPLGTISYGVFTTLVYEAASRKLKKQKKGDIVIENLTIYFIKPVQIESTIEVVPTILEAGRKFGKMDVEVFNEGQLVGKALLMCQLIDR; translated from the coding sequence TTGGCAACAAAACATGAACAAATATTACAATATATAGATAATTTACCAATTGGTGAAAAAATTTCAGTTAGACAAATTGCCAAGGCATTAAATGTAAGTGAAGGTACTGCTTATCGAGCGATTAAGGATGCTGAAAATAAAGGATATGTCAGTACGATTGAAAGAGTTGGTACCATTCGCATTGAAAGTAAGAAGAAAAACAATATTGAAAAGTTAACCTTTGCAGAAGTTGTGAATATTGTTGATGGACAAGTACTAGGTGGCAAAAAAGGACTACATAAAACGTTAACTCGATTTGTTATTGGTGCCATGAAGCTTGAGGCGATGATGAAGTATACGGGTGCCGGAAATTTACTTATTATCGGAAATCGGACAAAGGCTCATGAATTAGCATTAAGAGCTGGAGCAGCCGTCTTAATAACAGGTGGTTTTGATACAGACGAAGAAGTAAAGAAACTAGCGGATGAATTAGAATTACCTATCTTATCAACAAGCTATGATACTTTTACAGTTGCAACGATGATTAACCGAGCCATTTATGATCAATTAATTAAGAAGGAAATCATATTAGTTGAAGATATCTTAACCCCAATTGATCAAACTGCCTATTTACTGAATAATGATAATCTAGGTAGTTGGTATAAAAAAAATAAATTGACCTCCCATAGTCGCTTTCCTGTTGTTGATAAAGGAATGAAAGTACTTGGAATGGTCACTTCAAAAGATATTATCGAACATGATTATCAGGTGACAATTGAGAAGGTAATGACCAAAAATCCTATTACCGTAGGATTAAAGACAAGTGTTACTTCAGCTGCACATATGATGATTTGGGAAGGGATTGAGGTTCTTCCTGTTGTAGATGATTATCATCGACTATTTGGCATCATTAGTAGGCAGGATGTGTTAAAAGCTTTACAAATGTCCCAACGTCAGCCACAAGTTGGTGAAACAATTGATGATATTATTACAACTCAGATCGATGCAAATAGTAGTGATGAAAGCTATTATTTTGAAGTTTCCCCGCAAATGACAAATCCCCTAGGGACGATCTCTTATGGGGTATTTACTACACTTGTGTATGAAGCAGCTTCCAGAAAATTAAAAAAGCAAAAAAAGGGCGATATAGTAATTGAGAATTTAACAATCTATTTTATTAAGCCTGTACAAATCGAGAGTACAATTGAGGTTGTTCCGACCATTTTAGAGGCAGGGCGTAAATTCGGGAAAATGGACGTTGAAGTATTTAATGAAGGGCAGCTTGTGGGAAAAGCTTTATTAATGTGTCAATTAATTGATAGGTAA
- a CDS encoding MogA/MoaB family molybdenum cofactor biosynthesis protein, with product MGVTKHKENGTRKVSCGVITVSDTRTTETDRSGKLMMDLLTTKGHRVHDYRIVIDQGAQILEAVENMAENNHIEVILMNGGTGIAIRDVTIETVSPLFDKELTGFGELFRYLSYIEDIGSAAMLSRATAGVYKNKIIFITPGSTGAVKLAMTKLIIPELPHIIHELAKDIR from the coding sequence ATGGGTGTTACAAAGCATAAAGAGAACGGCACTCGAAAAGTTAGTTGTGGTGTTATTACAGTTAGTGATACAAGAACAACTGAGACGGATAGAAGCGGGAAATTAATGATGGATTTATTAACTACAAAAGGTCATCGTGTGCATGATTATCGAATTGTTATTGATCAAGGAGCACAAATTTTAGAAGCGGTCGAGAACATGGCGGAGAATAATCATATAGAAGTCATTTTAATGAATGGTGGCACAGGTATTGCAATAAGGGATGTTACCATTGAAACGGTTAGTCCTCTATTTGATAAGGAGCTTACAGGCTTTGGTGAGTTATTTCGGTATTTAAGCTATATAGAGGATATTGGTTCAGCAGCCATGCTATCAAGAGCGACAGCGGGTGTTTATAAAAATAAAATCATCTTTATCACACCTGGCTCTACTGGAGCAGTTAAGCTTGCAATGACGAAACTAATTATTCCAGAACTCCCTCATATTATTCATGAGTTAGCAAAAGATATACGATAA
- the ytfJ gene encoding GerW family sporulation protein, with protein sequence MSEHPIEGLMSAAMENLKEMIDVNTIIGDPVETPDGSVILTVSKVGFGFAAGGSQFNASGKSESGSQGQGSKNELPFGGGSGGGVSITPIAFLIVNSQGVKMLHLDEGTHLLEKILDVAPSVVDKIQAMMKKNNQNTGSNGWKNHQPSTQKQDFDF encoded by the coding sequence ATGAGTGAACATCCGATTGAAGGATTAATGTCAGCTGCAATGGAAAACTTAAAGGAAATGATTGATGTTAATACCATTATTGGGGATCCTGTTGAAACACCGGATGGAAGTGTGATTTTAACTGTATCAAAAGTTGGATTTGGATTTGCAGCTGGAGGAAGTCAATTTAATGCAAGTGGGAAATCTGAGTCTGGTAGTCAAGGACAAGGAAGTAAAAACGAACTGCCATTTGGTGGAGGTAGTGGGGGTGGAGTTTCGATTACACCGATTGCCTTTCTGATAGTAAACTCTCAAGGGGTAAAAATGCTTCATCTTGATGAAGGTACACATTTGCTAGAAAAAATATTAGATGTAGCACCTAGTGTAGTAGATAAAATTCAGGCAATGATGAAGAAAAATAATCAGAATACAGGTTCGAACGGGTGGAAAAATCATCAGCCATCTACTCAGAAACAAGATTTTGACTTTTAA
- the sppA gene encoding signal peptide peptidase SppA: protein MNKKRWAALAIAVFLFGVSIIVNVATVAFTTDITSIFDEIFTKPERSFSEEIIEDGNELRKVAVLDVEGVIQDTGSSSLLDSSTYNHKGFMEQLNYVKDNNDIKAVILRVNSPGGGVVESAEIHDKIIEIQKESKKPVYVSMGAMAASGGYYISAPAEKIFATPETMTGSLGVIMQGINYSELAKNFGVDFVTIKSGPYKDIMSSSRKMTEDEKKIIQNMVNNSYEGFVRVIAEGRHLTEKDVRKIADGRVYDGRQAKDLNLIDDFGYLDDVIERVKKDYHLKNAEVVRFSNNGGFGSLFSLTAQKLMGREAEATGLLKMLSQPNAPRLMYMYSE from the coding sequence ATGAATAAAAAAAGATGGGCTGCATTAGCTATTGCAGTATTTCTATTTGGTGTTTCTATTATTGTGAATGTAGCAACTGTAGCTTTCACGACTGACATAACGTCAATTTTTGATGAAATATTCACCAAGCCTGAACGATCATTTTCCGAGGAAATTATTGAGGATGGAAATGAATTGAGGAAAGTAGCTGTTCTTGATGTAGAGGGAGTGATTCAGGATACTGGAAGTAGTTCATTGCTTGATAGTAGTACATATAATCACAAAGGATTTATGGAACAACTTAATTATGTAAAAGATAATAATGATATAAAGGCAGTTATTTTAAGAGTGAATTCTCCTGGTGGAGGGGTTGTTGAGTCCGCTGAGATTCATGACAAAATTATCGAAATTCAAAAGGAATCGAAAAAGCCAGTGTATGTATCAATGGGAGCAATGGCGGCTTCAGGTGGATATTATATTTCTGCTCCAGCAGAAAAAATCTTCGCCACTCCTGAAACGATGACAGGTTCGCTTGGAGTGATTATGCAAGGAATTAACTACTCTGAACTTGCTAAAAATTTCGGGGTTGATTTTGTAACTATTAAAAGTGGACCTTATAAGGATATCATGAGCTCATCAAGAAAAATGACAGAAGATGAGAAGAAAATTATTCAAAACATGGTTAATAATTCATATGAAGGATTTGTTCGTGTAATAGCTGAAGGTAGACACTTGACTGAAAAAGATGTTCGTAAGATTGCCGATGGTCGAGTTTACGATGGAAGACAGGCAAAGGATCTCAATTTAATTGATGATTTCGGTTATCTAGATGATGTTATTGAGCGAGTAAAAAAGGATTATCATTTAAAAAATGCAGAAGTAGTTCGCTTTTCAAATAATGGGGGATTCGGATCACTTTTTTCTTTGACTGCTCAAAAGTTAATGGGGCGAGAAGCCGAGGCGACAGGCTTATTAAAAATGTTATCCCAACCTAATGCTCCTAGATTGATGTACATGTATTCCGAATAA
- a CDS encoding DUF2953 domain-containing protein, producing the protein MIVALIIIAIIFLLFLVIWFTTVSILIDFSHRQDDDHLIIQLIIWKVIRYKIKVPKIKVEQDEPTITFKKETNTGANEHSEITPEEISDKLADFKELLEHVLGLKTIISKFLKRIKVEQLEWYTTIGLKDAALTGKMTGVIWAVKGLLIAFLSMHMNLIQLPTYSVTPSFQIPLSETTLKCMFKLRIGNAILAGLKVFKFWRGGKGSFRTKPLSKVSKEDPGQSM; encoded by the coding sequence ATGATCGTTGCTCTCATTATCATTGCAATTATTTTCCTTTTATTTTTGGTTATTTGGTTTACAACGGTCAGCATTTTAATTGATTTTTCCCATAGACAAGACGATGATCATTTAATCATTCAACTGATTATTTGGAAGGTGATCCGTTACAAGATAAAAGTGCCAAAAATCAAAGTAGAACAAGATGAACCTACCATCACCTTTAAAAAGGAAACAAATACAGGAGCAAATGAGCACAGTGAAATTACTCCTGAAGAAATTTCAGATAAGCTAGCTGATTTTAAGGAGCTGCTTGAGCATGTTCTTGGTTTAAAAACCATCATTTCTAAATTTTTAAAGAGAATTAAAGTTGAACAGCTGGAATGGTATACAACTATTGGTCTTAAAGATGCAGCACTTACTGGGAAAATGACCGGTGTTATTTGGGCAGTAAAGGGTCTACTGATTGCCTTTCTTAGTATGCATATGAATCTTATTCAATTACCTACTTATTCAGTTACGCCCTCCTTTCAAATACCTTTATCTGAAACAACACTAAAATGTATGTTTAAATTACGAATCGGGAATGCTATTCTAGCAGGATTAAAAGTATTTAAGTTTTGGAGAGGCGGTAAGGGATCATTTAGAACTAAACCTTTATCGAAAGTATCGAAGGAAGATCCTGGTCAATCCATGTAA